One window of Kosakonia cowanii JCM 10956 = DSM 18146 genomic DNA carries:
- the dnaG gene encoding DNA primase: MAGRIPRVFINDLLARTDIVDLIDARVKLKKQGKNYHACCPFHNEKTPSFTVNGEKQFYHCFGCGAHGNALDFLMNYDKLEFVESVEELAAMHNLEVPFEAGSGPSLIERHQRQTLYQLMDGLNAFYQQSLTQSAAEPARQYLSRRGLSSEVITRFAIGYAPPGWDNVLKRFGNNSENRKSLIDAGMLVTNDQGRSYDRFRERVMFPIRDKRGRVIGFGGRVLGNDTPKYLNSPETDIFHKGRQLYGLYEAQQDKDEPQRLLVVEGYMDVVALAQYGINYAVASLGTSTTADHIQLLFRVTKNVICCYDGDRAGREAAWRALETALPYMSDGRQLRFMFLPDGEDPDTLVRKEGKEAFEARMEQAQPLSTFLFNSLLPKADLTTPDGTTQLAALALPLINQVPGETLRIQLRQILGNKIGIFDDAQLDRLMPKQVESAAARPAPQLKRTTMRILIGLLIQNPELAPKVPSLAGLDQSRLPGLGLFAELVNTCLSQPGLTTGQLLEHYRGTNEAATLEKLSMWDDIADKDIAEKTFTDALNHMFDSMLERRQEELIARDRTHGLSSEERRELWQLNQELAKK; encoded by the coding sequence ATGGCTGGACGAATCCCACGTGTTTTTATCAATGACCTGCTGGCACGTACCGACATCGTCGATCTTATCGACGCGCGCGTAAAGCTAAAAAAGCAGGGCAAGAACTACCACGCGTGCTGTCCATTCCATAACGAGAAAACCCCCTCTTTCACCGTAAACGGTGAAAAACAGTTTTACCACTGCTTTGGTTGTGGCGCGCACGGCAACGCCCTCGACTTTTTAATGAACTACGACAAGCTCGAGTTCGTCGAAAGCGTCGAAGAGCTGGCGGCAATGCACAACCTCGAAGTGCCGTTCGAAGCAGGCAGCGGACCGAGCCTGATAGAGCGCCATCAACGGCAAACACTCTATCAATTGATGGACGGGCTGAATGCTTTTTATCAGCAGTCGCTGACCCAATCCGCCGCAGAGCCTGCTCGTCAGTACCTCTCCAGGCGTGGTTTGAGCAGTGAAGTCATTACGCGATTCGCTATTGGTTACGCGCCGCCCGGTTGGGACAACGTTTTAAAGCGTTTCGGCAACAATAGCGAAAACCGCAAGTCGCTGATCGATGCAGGCATGCTGGTCACAAACGATCAAGGACGCAGTTACGATCGCTTCCGCGAGCGGGTGATGTTTCCGATTCGCGACAAGCGCGGCCGGGTGATTGGTTTTGGTGGACGCGTGCTGGGCAACGATACGCCCAAATACCTGAACTCCCCGGAAACGGATATTTTTCATAAGGGCCGCCAGCTATATGGCCTCTATGAAGCGCAGCAGGATAAGGATGAACCGCAGCGGCTGTTAGTTGTCGAAGGGTACATGGACGTGGTGGCGCTGGCGCAATATGGCATTAACTATGCCGTTGCATCGCTTGGCACCTCCACGACGGCGGATCATATTCAGCTGCTGTTCCGGGTGACCAAAAACGTCATCTGCTGTTACGACGGCGACCGTGCCGGCCGCGAAGCCGCATGGCGGGCGCTGGAAACCGCGCTGCCCTATATGAGCGATGGGCGTCAGCTGCGTTTTATGTTTCTGCCGGATGGCGAAGATCCGGATACGCTGGTGCGTAAAGAGGGCAAAGAGGCGTTCGAAGCGCGGATGGAGCAGGCTCAGCCTCTCTCCACGTTTCTGTTTAACAGCCTGTTGCCGAAGGCGGATCTCACCACGCCGGATGGGACAACGCAGCTTGCCGCGCTGGCACTGCCGTTGATCAACCAGGTGCCGGGCGAGACGCTGCGTATTCAGTTACGCCAGATCCTCGGCAACAAGATTGGCATTTTCGACGATGCACAGCTCGATCGATTAATGCCAAAGCAGGTGGAGAGCGCGGCGGCGCGCCCTGCCCCTCAGCTAAAACGCACAACCATGCGTATACTGATAGGGTTGTTGATCCAGAATCCGGAGCTTGCACCAAAAGTGCCTTCGCTGGCCGGTCTTGATCAATCCAGACTGCCCGGACTTGGCTTATTTGCAGAACTGGTCAACACTTGTTTGTCTCAACCTGGTCTGACAACTGGGCAGTTACTGGAACATTATCGCGGCACGAATGAGGCCGCAACCCTTGAAAAACTGTCAATGTGGGACGATATAGCAGATAAGGACATCGCTGAAAAAACCTTTACCGACGCGCTCAATCATATGTTTGATTCAATGCTTGAACGGCGACAAGAAGAGTTGATAGCTCGCGATCGCACGCACGGTCTAAGCAGCGAAGAACGCCGGGAGCTCTGGCAGTTGAACCAGGAGCTGGCTAAAAAATAA
- the rpsU gene encoding 30S ribosomal protein S21: protein MPVIKVRENEPFDVALRRFKRSCEKAGVLAEVRRREFYEKPTTERKRAKASAVKRHAKKLARENARRTRLY, encoded by the coding sequence ATGCCGGTAATTAAAGTACGTGAAAACGAGCCGTTCGACGTAGCTCTGCGTCGCTTCAAGCGTTCCTGCGAGAAAGCAGGTGTTCTGGCGGAAGTTCGTCGTCGTGAGTTCTATGAAAAACCGACTACCGAACGTAAACGCGCTAAAGCATCCGCTGTGAAACGTCACGCGAAGAAACTGGCTCGCGAAAACGCACGCCGTACTCGTCTGTACTAA
- the mug gene encoding G/U mismatch-specific DNA glycosylase produces the protein MIHDILAPGLRVVFCGINPGKSSAHTGFHFAHPGNRFWKVIHQAGFTDQQLRPEDEHHLLDTRCGITMLVQRPTVQATEVGLHELRTGGRDLVHKIEEYQPAALAVLGKQAFEQAFSVRGAKWGKQEMTIGVTQIWVLPNPSGLNRASLEKLVEAYRELDDALASRGL, from the coding sequence ATGATCCACGATATTCTGGCGCCGGGGCTGCGCGTCGTGTTTTGTGGCATTAATCCGGGGAAGTCCTCTGCCCATACGGGGTTTCATTTTGCGCATCCGGGGAATCGCTTCTGGAAAGTGATTCATCAGGCCGGCTTTACCGACCAGCAGTTGCGCCCTGAGGATGAGCACCATCTGCTGGATACGCGCTGCGGCATTACCATGCTGGTGCAGCGTCCGACGGTGCAGGCGACGGAAGTCGGGCTACATGAGCTGCGTACCGGCGGCAGGGATCTGGTACATAAAATAGAGGAGTATCAGCCCGCCGCGCTGGCGGTGCTTGGCAAACAGGCGTTTGAGCAGGCCTTTAGCGTGCGCGGTGCGAAGTGGGGTAAGCAGGAGATGACCATTGGCGTGACGCAAATCTGGGTGCTGCCCAATCCCAGCGGCCTGAACCGCGCGTCGTTAGAGAAACTGGTTGAAGCCTATCGCGAGCTTGATGACGCGCTGGCATCGCGCGGCTTGTAA
- the rpoD gene encoding RNA polymerase sigma factor RpoD gives MEQNPQSQLKLLVTRGKEQGYLTYAEVNDHLPEDIVDSDQIEDIIQMINDMGIQVMEEAPDADDLLLAENSNNTDEDAEEAAAQVLSSVESEIGRTTDPVRMYMREMGTVELLTREGEIDIAKRIEDGINQVQCSVAEYPEAITYLLEQYDRVEAEQARLSDLITGFVDPNAEEDMAPTATHVGSELSSEEMDDDEDEEEDDSDDDSDDDNSIDPELAREKFAELRTQYELARDTIKAKGRSHAAAQEEILKLSEVFKQFRLVPKQFDYLVNSMRVMMDRVRTQERIIMKLCVEQCKMPKKNFITLFTGNETSETWFNAALAMNKPWSEKLKDVTEEVQRGLMKLQQIEEETGLTIEQVKDINRRMSIGEAKARRAKKEMVEANLRLVISIAKKYTNRGLQFLDLIQEGNIGLMKAVDKFEYRRGYKFSTYATWWIRQAITRSIADQARTIRIPVHMIETINKLNRISRQMLQEMGREPTPEELAERMLMPEDKIRKVLKIAKEPISMETPIGDDEDSHLGDFIEDTTLELPLDSATTESLRAATHDVLAGLTAREAKVLRMRFGIDMNTDHTLEEVGKQFDVTRERIRQIEAKALRKLRHPSRSEVLRSFLDD, from the coding sequence ATGGAGCAAAACCCGCAGTCACAGCTGAAGCTTCTTGTTACCCGTGGTAAGGAGCAAGGCTATCTGACCTATGCCGAGGTCAATGACCATCTGCCGGAAGATATCGTCGACTCCGATCAGATCGAAGACATCATCCAAATGATCAACGACATGGGCATCCAGGTGATGGAAGAAGCGCCGGATGCTGATGATCTGTTGCTGGCTGAAAACTCCAACAACACAGACGAAGATGCTGAAGAAGCCGCTGCACAGGTTCTGTCCAGCGTAGAGTCTGAAATCGGACGAACTACCGACCCGGTGCGCATGTACATGCGCGAAATGGGCACCGTTGAACTGCTGACCCGTGAAGGCGAAATCGACATCGCCAAACGTATTGAAGACGGGATTAACCAGGTTCAGTGCTCCGTTGCCGAGTATCCGGAAGCTATCACCTACCTGCTGGAACAGTACGACCGTGTTGAAGCAGAGCAGGCTCGTCTCTCCGATCTGATCACCGGTTTCGTCGATCCGAACGCCGAAGAAGATATGGCGCCAACGGCGACCCACGTCGGCTCTGAGCTCTCCAGCGAAGAGATGGACGACGATGAAGATGAAGAAGAAGACGACAGCGATGACGACAGCGACGATGACAACAGCATCGACCCTGAGCTGGCACGTGAGAAATTCGCTGAACTGCGTACGCAGTACGAGCTGGCTCGCGACACAATCAAAGCAAAAGGACGCAGCCACGCTGCCGCACAGGAAGAGATCCTTAAGCTGTCTGAAGTCTTCAAGCAGTTCCGTCTGGTGCCGAAGCAGTTCGACTACCTGGTAAACAGCATGCGCGTGATGATGGATCGCGTACGTACCCAGGAACGCATCATCATGAAGCTGTGCGTTGAACAGTGCAAAATGCCGAAGAAAAACTTCATCACCCTCTTCACCGGTAATGAAACCAGCGAAACCTGGTTCAACGCCGCGCTGGCCATGAACAAACCGTGGTCTGAGAAGCTGAAAGATGTGACTGAAGAAGTGCAACGCGGCCTGATGAAGCTGCAGCAGATTGAAGAAGAGACCGGCCTGACGATTGAGCAGGTTAAAGATATCAACCGTCGTATGTCTATCGGCGAAGCGAAAGCGCGTCGTGCGAAGAAAGAGATGGTTGAAGCGAACTTGCGTCTGGTTATCTCTATCGCCAAGAAATATACCAACCGTGGTCTGCAGTTCCTCGATCTGATTCAGGAAGGGAACATCGGCCTGATGAAAGCGGTTGATAAGTTTGAATATCGCCGTGGTTACAAGTTCTCGACTTATGCAACCTGGTGGATCCGTCAGGCAATCACCCGCTCTATCGCGGATCAGGCGCGTACCATCCGTATTCCGGTGCATATGATTGAGACAATCAACAAGCTCAACCGTATCTCTCGCCAGATGCTGCAGGAGATGGGTCGTGAACCGACGCCGGAAGAGCTGGCTGAGCGTATGCTGATGCCGGAAGATAAGATCCGCAAAGTGCTGAAGATCGCCAAAGAGCCAATCTCCATGGAAACGCCGATTGGCGATGATGAAGATTCGCATCTGGGTGATTTTATCGAGGATACCACCCTCGAGCTGCCGCTGGACTCTGCAACCACCGAGAGCCTGCGCGCTGCAACGCACGATGTGCTGGCTGGCCTTACCGCTCGTGAAGCGAAGGTGCTGCGCATGCGTTTCGGTATCGACATGAATACCGACCATACGCTGGAAGAGGTGGGTAAACAGTTCGACGTTACCCGCGAACGTATCCGTCAGATCGAAGCGAAGGCATTGCGCAAACTGCGCCACCCGAGCCGCTCTGAAGTGCTGCGTAGCTTCCTCGACGATTAA
- the tsaD gene encoding tRNA (adenosine(37)-N6)-threonylcarbamoyltransferase complex transferase subunit TsaD — MRVLGIETSCDETGIAIYDDQKGLLANQLYSQVKLHADYGGVVPELASRDHVRKTVPLIQAAIKEAGLTAKQIDAVAYTAGPGLVGALLVGATIGRSLAFAWDVPAIAVHHMEGHLLAPMLEENPPAFPFVALLVSGGHTQLISVTGIGHYELLGESIDDAAGEAFDKTAKLLGLDYPGGPMLSKMAAQGTEGRFVFPRPMTDRPGLDFSFSGLKTFAANTIRNSGNDDQTRADIARAFEDAVVDTLMIKCKRALDQTGFTRLVMAGGVSANRTLRAKLGQMMEKRRGEVFYARPEFCTDNGAMIAYAGMVRLKAGHDVGLGVTVRPRWPLAELPAA, encoded by the coding sequence ATGCGCGTACTGGGTATTGAAACATCCTGCGATGAAACCGGCATCGCTATCTATGACGACCAGAAAGGTCTTCTCGCTAACCAACTCTATAGTCAGGTAAAACTGCACGCCGATTACGGCGGCGTGGTGCCGGAGCTTGCCTCCCGCGACCACGTGCGCAAAACCGTGCCGCTGATTCAGGCCGCCATAAAAGAGGCCGGATTAACGGCCAAACAGATTGATGCAGTGGCCTATACCGCGGGGCCAGGCCTTGTCGGCGCGCTGCTGGTTGGTGCAACCATTGGTCGTTCGCTGGCCTTCGCCTGGGATGTTCCGGCGATTGCCGTACACCATATGGAAGGGCACCTGCTGGCACCGATGCTGGAAGAGAACCCGCCTGCGTTTCCGTTTGTCGCGCTGCTGGTTTCCGGCGGTCACACGCAGCTTATTAGCGTGACCGGCATCGGTCATTATGAACTGCTTGGCGAGTCTATAGATGATGCTGCCGGCGAAGCGTTCGACAAAACGGCCAAACTACTGGGTCTTGATTACCCGGGCGGGCCGATGCTGTCGAAGATGGCGGCGCAAGGCACAGAGGGGCGCTTTGTCTTCCCGCGTCCGATGACCGACCGACCGGGGCTTGATTTCAGCTTCTCCGGCCTGAAGACCTTTGCTGCTAACACCATTCGTAATAGTGGCAATGACGATCAGACCCGGGCAGATATCGCGCGCGCCTTTGAGGATGCGGTGGTCGATACGCTGATGATTAAGTGCAAGCGCGCGCTGGATCAAACTGGTTTTACCCGGCTGGTGATGGCGGGCGGCGTCAGCGCTAACCGTACGCTGCGTGCGAAACTGGGGCAGATGATGGAAAAACGTCGCGGTGAAGTGTTCTATGCGCGCCCGGAATTTTGTACCGATAACGGGGCGATGATCGCTTATGCGGGCATGGTGCGCCTGAAAGCGGGTCATGATGTCGGGCTTGGCGTGACGGTGCGTCCGCGCTGGCCGCTGGCGGAACTTCCCGCCGCGTAA